A window of Thermoanaerobaculia bacterium contains these coding sequences:
- a CDS encoding right-handed parallel beta-helix repeat-containing protein produces MSELQRFGVVQVAARSFLAVATGLLVGLAGLEPDGAAAVTFTVTRADDQQDSAPGDGLCSALNGGGCSLRAAVQEANALSGADGIYLPPGTYSLTLAGAGEDFAASGDLDITSAITLLGTGWAFTSVEMQSFGDRIFDIQGFSGLDLGDVTLSGGWVAGVGGGIYVRTGGGLAIRRSRIQWCAAHHGGAIGTVGGSVMIEDTELAHDYVFANPPTWFARGPAIAADEQATVTVRRSSVHDNQYTDSGSAGGIDVWSSALSIESSSVVDNGAPTTSINGASSDLTIVSSTIGRMTVDGSALPGASLSLGCSVVGYCTLTGGNVTYSSNGMNVFFDGTACVGINDVDGDWSLYPLWAPPDKFPARVPNSYSAALEGGHPFVCAPADQWSQALRPFDSDGDGTPVLEVGAVEAIIVIFLDGFEIGSTAFWSATVP; encoded by the coding sequence ATGAGCGAACTTCAGCGCTTTGGCGTCGTGCAGGTCGCCGCTCGATCCTTTCTGGCGGTCGCGACGGGGTTGCTCGTCGGCCTGGCGGGTCTCGAACCCGACGGTGCCGCCGCCGTCACTTTCACCGTCACACGGGCGGACGACCAACAGGACAGCGCGCCCGGTGACGGCCTGTGCAGCGCCCTGAACGGTGGCGGGTGTTCGCTGCGCGCCGCCGTTCAGGAAGCCAACGCCCTCTCCGGTGCGGACGGCATCTACCTCCCTCCGGGGACCTACTCGCTCACTCTGGCCGGGGCGGGCGAGGATTTCGCGGCGAGCGGCGACCTCGACATCACCAGCGCGATCACGCTGCTCGGAACAGGCTGGGCCTTCACGTCGGTCGAGATGCAGTCCTTCGGCGACCGCATCTTCGACATTCAGGGATTCTCGGGCCTGGATCTCGGCGACGTGACGCTTTCCGGCGGGTGGGTCGCGGGCGTCGGCGGCGGGATCTACGTTCGCACCGGTGGAGGCCTGGCGATCCGCCGCTCTCGCATCCAATGGTGCGCCGCGCACCACGGGGGCGCCATTGGAACGGTCGGTGGCAGCGTGATGATCGAGGACACCGAGCTCGCTCACGACTATGTGTTCGCGAATCCACCGACCTGGTTCGCGCGTGGTCCGGCGATTGCCGCCGATGAGCAGGCGACCGTCACCGTGCGGCGCTCGAGCGTGCACGACAACCAGTACACCGACTCCGGCTCGGCGGGCGGAATCGACGTCTGGAGCAGCGCGCTCTCGATCGAGAGCTCGTCGGTCGTCGACAACGGGGCACCCACGACCTCCATCAATGGAGCGAGCAGCGATCTGACCATCGTCTCCTCGACGATCGGCCGAATGACGGTCGACGGCTCCGCGCTCCCGGGAGCGAGCCTGTCGCTCGGCTGTTCCGTCGTCGGATACTGCACGTTGACGGGGGGGAACGTCACCTACTCGAGCAACGGGATGAACGTCTTCTTCGATGGCACCGCATGCGTCGGGATCAATGACGTCGACGGCGACTGGAGCCTCTACCCCCTGTGGGCACCTCCAGACAAGTTTCCCGCCCGCGTCCCGAACAGCTATTCCGCCGCCCTCGAGGGTGGCCACCCGTTCGTCTGCGCTCCGGCGGATCAATGGAGCCAGGCGCTGCGGCCGTTCGACAGCGATGGTGATGGCACGCCCGTGCTCGAGGTCGGTGCCGTCGAGGCGATCATCGTGATCTTCCTCGACGGCTTCGAGATCGGCAGCACCGCGTTCTGGTCGGCGACGGTGCCCTGA
- a CDS encoding FAD-dependent oxidoreductase: protein MSPSAPAIYLPEHELAAAYDVVVIGGGGHGLATAYYLARDHGVRRVAVLERAYIGSGGTGRNTTVLRANYKTPETIRFYQASFDLYRTLAEELDFNLLRSERGLLWLAHSEAQVNSQRERALQNQVYGVDTVYLGAAEVAEACRELDMTCGGTRPILGAAYHPPGSIIRHDGVVWGYAAAAERLGVQVHQGVEVTGLALANGRCTGVRTNRGEIAAGAVLCAVGGYVTRIADMAGLALPIVTHPLQAFVTQSYKPVLDRIVASADLHIYVSQSARGELLVGAEIDPYTSYSTRSTFPFISSCAARAIDLFPFMAKLRLLRQWSGVCDMTPDYSPLLGTTPVERFFLSSGWGTWGFKAIPVSGKNMAALIATGRVPEVIAPFALDRFRRDRAVPERASAGTH, encoded by the coding sequence ATGTCCCCCTCGGCGCCCGCCATCTACCTTCCCGAGCACGAGCTCGCAGCGGCCTACGACGTCGTCGTCATCGGCGGCGGCGGCCACGGTCTGGCGACCGCCTACTATCTGGCGCGCGACCACGGCGTGCGCCGGGTCGCCGTCCTCGAGCGCGCCTACATCGGCTCGGGCGGCACGGGAAGAAACACCACCGTGCTGCGCGCCAACTACAAGACGCCGGAGACGATCCGCTTCTACCAGGCGAGCTTCGATCTCTATCGGACGCTCGCCGAGGAGCTCGACTTCAATCTTCTGCGCTCGGAGCGCGGGCTACTGTGGCTCGCGCACTCCGAGGCGCAGGTGAACAGCCAGCGGGAGCGTGCCCTCCAGAACCAGGTCTACGGCGTCGACACCGTCTATCTGGGCGCCGCCGAGGTCGCAGAAGCCTGCCGGGAGCTCGACATGACCTGCGGCGGCACGCGGCCGATTCTCGGCGCGGCCTACCATCCGCCGGGCTCGATCATCCGCCACGACGGCGTCGTCTGGGGCTATGCCGCGGCGGCCGAGCGCCTCGGGGTGCAGGTGCATCAGGGGGTCGAGGTCACCGGCCTCGCGCTGGCGAACGGCCGCTGCACGGGCGTGCGCACGAACCGTGGCGAGATCGCGGCGGGCGCCGTTCTCTGCGCGGTGGGTGGCTACGTCACCCGCATCGCCGACATGGCGGGACTCGCTCTCCCGATCGTCACCCATCCGCTGCAGGCGTTCGTGACCCAGTCGTACAAGCCGGTCCTCGACCGGATCGTCGCCTCCGCCGACCTCCACATCTACGTCTCGCAGAGCGCCCGCGGCGAGCTCCTCGTCGGCGCCGAAATCGATCCGTACACGAGCTATTCGACGCGTTCGACGTTCCCGTTCATCTCCTCCTGCGCTGCGCGGGCGATCGATCTCTTCCCGTTCATGGCGAAGCTCCGGCTGCTGCGCCAGTGGTCGGGGGTCTGCGATATGACGCCGGACTATTCGCCGCTTCTGGGCACGACGCCGGTCGAGCGGTTCTTTCTCTCTTCGGGCTGGGGGACCTGGGGCTTCAAGGCGATCCCGGTGTCGGGCAAGAACATGGCGGCGCTGATCGCGACCGGCCGTGTGCCGGAGGTCATCGCGCCGTTCGCCCTCGACCGCTTCCGGCGGGATCGGGCGGTGCCCGAGAGGGCCTCTGCCGGTACCCATTGA
- a CDS encoding (2Fe-2S)-binding protein, translating to MTVADDRSAGGRPHSGRFEFEGREVVAAAADTVASALYRAGLRTFSRSFKYHRKRGLYCLTGDCPNCLMTVDGEPAVRTCTAPAAGVRAVQRGSGWPTAGHDALSILWRLRALLPVGFYYKSMIRPRWLWPLAERVIRRIAGLGPVTRGLSVASRERLYHHPDLLVVGGGLAGLAAACAAAERGERVVLADEGAIGEGLVAGPLRARVDALRARLGQLSAGGAITVLERATAVGLYPGPLVPIAGKDLLHLVHPGHIVVATGAVERHAVFPGSDLPGVFLARGAARLAGVHGLSPGRRIVLVATHAEGMDHFDTLRAHAARESARDSAKDSDCTVVAVVAPRALAARVPVGVEVLHDGAVVAALGRGAVRAVVVETAAGRRTIACDAVVLALGFEPRNGLLRQALGESVQGAGDAVLPGCTPAEAEASGVRAASPDATIAVALPAGERPLPAVAARGFVCLCEDVEAGELAEAFREGFRSTELLKRYTTMTMGACQGALCQSHLRAFVCSRSQGVTGAIGAIGASGAADVSRPTVARPPTRPVRLEDLAAGVRVPLEYHTALHSRHRALGAVMEWTGTWKRPSNYGDVLGEYRAVRENVSLMDVSTLGKYHVAGPDAARFLERLYPCHVADLAPGRSRYTLLLNEAGYIFDDGLVCALGDGSYYATFTSSGADAAESWLREWAEAWGLRVHIVNQTWSRSAIHVAGPRTRDLLAKLTPDAVDSAAIPYGGVRELEVAGVRCRALRVGFVGELSIEFHHPTRRSPELWDALSSAGADLGLRPHGLDALKLLRLEKGHFIVGLDTDFDSTPAKVGASWAVKMEKPEFVGRTALERLGRIPRERSLLPMLFEGERAPEEGAQLFVGGAHVGHLTSSRFSPILGKGVALGWVRHPEGSAPLAITARDTRGELQGLVTRAPFYDPHGERLRA from the coding sequence ATGACCGTCGCTGACGACCGTTCGGCCGGCGGTCGCCCGCACTCGGGGCGATTCGAATTCGAGGGCCGCGAGGTCGTGGCGGCGGCGGCGGACACGGTCGCCTCGGCGCTCTATCGCGCCGGCCTCCGCACCTTCTCGCGGTCGTTCAAGTACCACCGCAAGCGCGGTCTCTACTGCCTCACCGGCGACTGCCCGAACTGCCTGATGACCGTGGACGGCGAGCCCGCGGTACGCACCTGCACCGCGCCGGCGGCGGGCGTTCGCGCGGTGCAGCGGGGGAGCGGCTGGCCGACCGCCGGGCACGATGCACTGTCGATCCTCTGGCGCCTTCGGGCCCTCCTGCCGGTGGGCTTCTACTACAAGTCGATGATCCGGCCGCGCTGGCTCTGGCCCCTGGCGGAACGTGTCATCCGCCGGATCGCCGGGCTCGGTCCGGTCACCCGGGGCCTCTCGGTCGCAAGCCGCGAGCGTCTCTACCATCATCCCGATCTGCTCGTCGTCGGCGGCGGCCTCGCCGGCCTCGCCGCGGCTTGCGCCGCGGCGGAGCGCGGCGAGCGGGTGGTGCTCGCCGACGAGGGTGCGATCGGCGAGGGATTGGTCGCAGGCCCGCTGCGCGCCCGCGTCGACGCCTTGCGCGCGCGCCTCGGGCAGCTTTCCGCCGGCGGCGCGATCACCGTGCTGGAGCGCGCGACAGCGGTCGGTCTCTATCCCGGCCCCCTGGTGCCGATCGCGGGAAAGGACTTGCTGCATCTCGTTCATCCCGGGCACATCGTCGTCGCGACGGGCGCTGTCGAGCGCCATGCGGTCTTTCCCGGCAGCGACCTGCCCGGGGTCTTCCTGGCGCGCGGCGCGGCCCGGCTCGCCGGAGTCCACGGACTGTCGCCGGGCCGGCGGATCGTTCTGGTCGCGACGCACGCCGAGGGCATGGACCACTTCGATACCCTGCGCGCCCACGCCGCCCGTGAGTCCGCTAGAGATTCCGCCAAGGATTCCGACTGCACGGTAGTCGCCGTGGTCGCCCCAAGAGCGCTCGCGGCGCGGGTGCCCGTCGGCGTCGAGGTCCTGCACGACGGAGCGGTCGTCGCCGCCCTGGGCAGGGGTGCCGTGCGTGCCGTCGTGGTCGAAACCGCCGCCGGCCGGCGGACGATCGCTTGCGATGCGGTGGTCCTCGCCCTCGGCTTCGAGCCCAGAAACGGCCTGTTGCGGCAGGCGCTCGGCGAATCCGTGCAGGGCGCAGGAGATGCGGTGCTCCCGGGATGCACACCGGCCGAGGCGGAGGCCTCCGGAGTCCGGGCGGCCTCGCCCGACGCGACGATCGCCGTCGCGCTTCCCGCGGGCGAGCGCCCGCTTCCCGCTGTCGCGGCTCGAGGGTTCGTCTGCCTCTGCGAAGACGTCGAGGCCGGCGAGCTCGCAGAGGCCTTCCGCGAGGGCTTCCGCTCCACCGAGCTCCTCAAGCGCTATACGACGATGACCATGGGCGCCTGCCAGGGGGCGCTCTGCCAGTCACACCTGCGAGCTTTCGTCTGCTCCCGGTCGCAGGGGGTGACTGGAGCGATCGGAGCGATCGGAGCGAGCGGCGCTGCCGATGTGAGCCGGCCCACCGTCGCCCGTCCGCCGACGCGTCCGGTGCGGCTCGAGGATCTGGCGGCAGGGGTGCGCGTGCCGCTCGAGTACCACACGGCTCTGCACTCCCGGCACCGCGCTTTGGGCGCCGTCATGGAGTGGACGGGCACTTGGAAGCGACCGTCGAACTACGGCGACGTGCTCGGCGAGTACCGGGCGGTGCGCGAGAACGTGAGCCTCATGGACGTCTCGACGCTCGGCAAGTACCACGTCGCCGGACCGGATGCCGCGCGCTTCCTCGAGCGGCTCTACCCCTGCCACGTCGCCGATCTCGCGCCGGGTCGCAGCCGCTACACGCTGCTGCTCAACGAGGCCGGCTACATCTTCGACGACGGCCTGGTCTGCGCACTCGGCGACGGCAGCTACTATGCGACCTTCACCTCGTCGGGCGCCGACGCCGCGGAGTCGTGGCTGCGCGAGTGGGCCGAAGCCTGGGGGCTCCGGGTCCATATCGTCAATCAGACCTGGTCACGCAGCGCCATCCACGTGGCCGGTCCGCGCACCCGCGACCTGCTCGCGAAGCTCACCCCGGATGCGGTCGACAGCGCCGCGATCCCCTACGGCGGCGTGCGCGAGCTCGAGGTCGCCGGAGTGCGCTGCCGCGCCCTCCGCGTCGGCTTCGTCGGCGAGCTCTCGATCGAGTTCCATCATCCGACGCGGCGCAGTCCGGAGCTCTGGGACGCGCTCTCATCTGCCGGCGCGGACTTGGGACTCCGGCCGCACGGTCTCGACGCGCTGAAGCTCCTGCGTCTCGAGAAGGGGCATTTCATCGTCGGTCTCGACACCGACTTCGACAGCACGCCGGCCAAGGTCGGCGCCTCCTGGGCGGTCAAGATGGAGAAGCCCGAGTTCGTCGGCCGCACCGCGCTCGAGCGCCTCGGGCGGATTCCACGCGAGCGCTCGCTCCTGCCGATGCTCTTCGAGGGCGAGCGCGCGCCGGAGGAGGGGGCGCAGCTCTTCGTCGGCGGTGCGCATGTCGGCCACCTCACTTCGTCGCGCTTCTCGCCGATCCTCGGCAAGGGCGTGGCGCTCGGGTGGGTGCGCCATCCGGAGGGCTCCGCGCCGCTGGCGATTACGGCGCGCGACACCCGCGGCGAGCTCCAGGGGCTGGTGACACGGGCGCCGTTCTACGACCCGCACGGGGAGCGCCTGCGTGCTTGA
- a CDS encoding helix-turn-helix transcriptional regulator, translating into MRGGEQRPSGDLVEGIYAAALEPQRWPAVLRDLACSVGAPGAVLQVQATGSGEVLFAATGGLDESALTEYARHWVRFDPRVGVGLSRPVGEILIPEEHLGVAAFRRTAIYNDFLRPLELGATLGGIVHADREIFVAASAQRSLRPPGFRERDRRRFVALAPHLARAARIGHELGAAAVARQALTDALDRLPRGVLLLDARLAVKFANTYAEEVLAAGDGLLLDRAGLQAAHPADSAVLRALVAGAAHPAAGGPRAAGGYLAVRRPSLRRPLELLVTPVTPELATVAPGRAVATVFLVDPERRLELPHEALRQLYGLTPAEARLASLLAEGVGLPEAAAQLGITRETAKSTLHSIFAKTDTRRQAELVRRLLTGPGTCTSLRPSPRTGDAI; encoded by the coding sequence ATGCGGGGAGGAGAGCAGCGTCCCTCCGGGGACCTGGTCGAAGGGATCTATGCCGCGGCGCTCGAACCGCAACGCTGGCCGGCGGTGCTGCGCGACCTCGCATGCTCGGTCGGCGCCCCGGGGGCGGTCCTTCAGGTGCAGGCGACCGGCTCGGGCGAGGTCCTTTTCGCCGCCACCGGCGGCCTCGACGAGTCGGCGCTCACCGAGTACGCGCGCCATTGGGTGCGCTTCGACCCGCGGGTCGGCGTCGGGTTGAGCCGGCCGGTCGGCGAGATCCTGATCCCCGAGGAGCACCTCGGCGTCGCGGCCTTTCGCCGCACCGCGATCTACAACGACTTCCTGCGTCCGCTCGAGCTCGGTGCCACGCTCGGCGGCATCGTCCACGCTGACCGCGAGATCTTCGTCGCCGCGTCGGCACAGCGCTCACTGCGGCCGCCCGGCTTCCGCGAGAGGGACCGCCGACGCTTTGTCGCGTTGGCGCCGCATCTTGCCCGCGCGGCGCGCATCGGCCACGAGCTCGGCGCGGCGGCAGTGGCCCGGCAGGCGCTCACCGACGCGCTCGACCGGCTGCCGCGGGGCGTTCTGCTCCTCGACGCGCGGCTGGCGGTGAAGTTCGCCAACACCTACGCCGAGGAGGTACTCGCGGCGGGCGACGGCCTGCTTCTCGATCGCGCCGGACTTCAGGCGGCGCATCCCGCCGACTCCGCCGTGCTGCGCGCGCTGGTCGCCGGCGCGGCACACCCGGCCGCGGGCGGTCCGAGAGCCGCGGGCGGCTATCTCGCGGTCCGCCGTCCCTCGCTGCGGCGACCGCTCGAGCTCCTGGTGACGCCTGTGACCCCGGAGCTCGCCACGGTCGCGCCCGGCCGCGCCGTGGCCACGGTCTTCCTGGTCGACCCGGAGCGCCGCCTCGAGCTGCCGCACGAAGCGCTCCGCCAGCTCTACGGCCTCACTCCGGCCGAAGCGCGTCTGGCGAGCCTGCTCGCCGAAGGCGTCGGCCTCCCCGAAGCCGCCGCGCAGCTCGGCATCACCCGCGAGACGGCGAAATCGACGCTGCACAGCATCTTCGCCAAGACCGACACCCGCCGCCAAGCCGAGCTCGTCCGCCGCCTGCTCACCGGTCCGGGAACCTGCACGAGTCTCCGCCCCTCCCCCCGAACGGGGGATGCGATCTGA
- a CDS encoding sodium-dependent transporter, which yields MSTGKVSTPIWSSRIATYLATIGAAVGLGSIWRLPYLVGTSGGSAFIFVFVLACLGIATPLLVAEFALGRRARQSPPDAAGAVASESGLSRRWNAIGVLGTIAAFTIISYYTVIAGWVLAYTFKVATGALAGLHRPEVAGLWRGFLASPLEVGAWHFAFLALVAVISARGVSRGIERANRVRAPALLVLLLVLATYALSTGDPQAVRDGLRFAFAPNFAALTPEVLLAAIGQAFYATGVGMAMMLAYGSYMVRGTSLVRPALFITGSILLVSLLATLTIFPLVFRYGMDPAQGSELVFDVLATVFAEMPGGRLVGTLFFLLLVLAALTPSIAGVEPVVAWLEQHRGASRPRAVVLTAAAAWVLGLGSVLSFNLWSGWHPLGFFPAFAGMTFFDCLDYVTSNILLPVGALLVCALVGWRLDRRIVDQELSETTPLARRLCVWLLRYLCPLAIAAVFVSALL from the coding sequence ATGTCCACCGGCAAGGTCTCGACACCGATCTGGTCGTCGCGGATCGCCACCTACCTCGCGACGATCGGTGCCGCCGTCGGCCTGGGCAGCATCTGGAGACTTCCCTATCTCGTCGGGACGAGCGGTGGCAGCGCCTTCATCTTCGTCTTCGTGCTCGCCTGTCTGGGGATCGCGACGCCGCTGCTGGTCGCCGAGTTTGCCCTCGGCCGGCGCGCGCGCCAGAGCCCGCCGGATGCCGCCGGCGCGGTAGCCTCAGAGTCCGGGCTCTCCCGGCGCTGGAATGCGATCGGCGTGCTCGGTACGATCGCCGCATTCACGATCATCTCGTACTACACGGTGATCGCCGGCTGGGTGCTCGCCTATACCTTCAAAGTCGCGACGGGCGCTCTCGCGGGGCTCCACCGGCCCGAGGTCGCGGGGCTCTGGCGTGGATTTCTGGCGAGCCCGCTCGAAGTCGGCGCCTGGCACTTCGCCTTCCTGGCGCTCGTTGCCGTCATTTCGGCGCGCGGGGTGAGCCGGGGCATCGAGAGGGCGAACCGCGTACGGGCGCCCGCGCTGCTGGTGCTGCTGCTCGTCCTCGCGACGTACGCGCTTTCGACCGGCGATCCGCAGGCCGTCCGCGACGGACTCCGTTTCGCCTTCGCGCCCAACTTCGCCGCCCTCACGCCGGAGGTCCTGCTGGCGGCGATCGGACAGGCGTTCTACGCCACCGGTGTCGGCATGGCGATGATGCTCGCCTACGGCTCCTACATGGTGCGCGGCACCTCGCTGGTGCGCCCGGCGCTCTTCATCACCGGCTCGATCCTGCTGGTTTCACTGCTCGCAACGCTGACGATCTTCCCGCTGGTCTTCCGCTACGGCATGGATCCGGCGCAGGGCTCGGAGCTGGTCTTCGATGTCCTGGCGACGGTCTTCGCCGAGATGCCGGGCGGGCGCCTGGTCGGCACGCTCTTCTTCCTGCTGCTCGTCCTCGCCGCACTGACCCCGTCGATCGCCGGCGTCGAGCCGGTGGTCGCCTGGCTCGAGCAGCATCGCGGCGCTTCGCGGCCGCGGGCCGTAGTGCTGACCGCCGCGGCGGCCTGGGTGTTGGGACTGGGGTCGGTGCTGTCGTTCAATCTCTGGTCGGGCTGGCACCCACTCGGCTTCTTTCCGGCCTTCGCCGGCATGACGTTCTTCGATTGCCTCGACTACGTGACCTCGAACATCCTGCTGCCGGTCGGGGCGCTGCTGGTCTGTGCGCTGGTCGGCTGGCGTCTCGATCGCAGGATCGTCGACCAGGAACTCTCCGAGACGACGCCTTTGGCGCGCCGGCTGTGCGTCTGGCTCCTGCGCTACCTCTGTCCGCTGGCCATCGCCGCGGTATTCGTCTCCGCGTTGCTCTGA
- a CDS encoding sarcosine oxidase subunit delta, producing MALRLTCPNCGSRPHTEFWFGGEVEARAEEPQVESGGGRSAAALEADFAHVWLRRNSCGIQRERWFHHAGCRRWHTAVRDTLTNEVHDRR from the coding sequence ATGGCCTTGAGGCTGACCTGCCCGAATTGCGGCTCGCGCCCGCATACCGAATTCTGGTTCGGTGGCGAGGTCGAAGCTCGGGCGGAGGAGCCGCAGGTGGAGTCCGGCGGCGGGAGGAGCGCCGCCGCCCTCGAGGCCGACTTCGCGCACGTCTGGCTGCGCAGGAATAGCTGCGGCATCCAGCGCGAGCGGTGGTTTCATCACGCCGGCTGCCGGCGTTGGCACACGGCGGTCCGCGACACGCTCACCAACGAAGTTCATGACCGTCGCTGA